The genomic region TGGGTGGTGAAATTTAGTTTGAAAATTTTTTCTTTTATATTTTCTGGTATGCCTGGCCCTGAATCAACAATCTTTACTTTGATATATTCTCCTTCTCGTTTACTTTCAATTTTGATGGTTCCTTTTCCTTTTATTGCTTGATAGGCGTTGGTAATTATATGTTCTAAAATTTGTTCTATAATATGTTCTTTTCCAGTAATTTTAGGTAAATTCTCTTCTAAATTTAATTTTATAGTCAAATTTTCTTGTTTAATCCTGTGTACTTGTTTTTTAATGAGTTCATTTATGTCAACCTTTATTTTGCTAGCAAAGCTTCTTTTGAAATGTATTTCCAAAAAATCTTTAGTTGTTTTTTCTCCTTCTTGGCTTGTTTTAATGATGTCTTTCAAGTATTTGTCTTTATCTTTTCGGTGTATCAGGCCTTTTTCAGCGGAAAACGATATATTTTGTAATGTATTTTTTATGTTATGGATAAGAGCTTGAGATGTTTTTTGGCATTCTTTTATGGTTTCTTCTTTTGTTTTTTCTAGGTTGATTATATTACCTATGATATGGGCTATGCTAAATAAAAATATTAATTCTTCTTGAGTTAATTTTGATTGTCTTGCTTCGTTTTCTAAGAGGATCAATCCTGTTAAATTTTTCTGCCTTGTTATAGGAATTAATGCTATTAATCCTTTTGATTTATCTGAAGTTATCAGTTCTCCAATAATATTTATAGCCTTTTCTCTTTCTAGCTTTTCAAGCCATTCTCCTTTTACTTTATCTAAAAGTCTTTTGTTATTAAGACCTTCAAAATTAGTAATTACTTTATTCTTTTCTTCGATAAAAATTAAAAATATTTTTTTAGTATCAAAAATTTTTTCTATTAATGATAGTATTTCTTGTATTTTTTCTTCGTTTTTTTTGGCTTTTTCAGCAATTTTTCCTATTTTATAAATTTGATAAATCAAGTTATTTTCTATCTTTTTGCCAAACATGTTAGTTCCTCTACATTATTAACCTGAGCGTTTTTAGGTAACAAAGAGTTATTGCTGACATAATCGCCAAGGCGAAGTAACCCTCGTTGCCACGGCGAGGCCACGTTAGAGGTCGAAGCAGTCTCAGGGATTGCTTCGCTTCGCTCGCAATGACTTAATTGTCGCCTATTTAGTGACCTCATTAATAATAACCCATTAATAAATCTTATAATCATTGGTCATTTCTCTTAGATGCAAGGCCAGTTTATTCATGTCTTCAGCGGCCTGTTTTATACCCACAATAGAGCTTTCCGCTTCTTCGGTTCTACTTTTAAGGTTGTTATTCATATTCATGATATTTGATAGTTCTCCAGCAATACTGCCTGTATTGTGTATTATTTCTTGAGTAACGGCAGTTTGTTCTTCAATGGCTGAGGCGATACTTCCTGCTCTTTCAACGGTTTTTTCCATAGTGTTTAATAAAGTCTGGCTGGTTTCGCGCAATTTCATGCCTTTTTCCACCAGGTTTTCCACCCAGGCCCTGATTTGGTCTGTCGATTGGGCCGTTTGTCTTGATAGTTCTTTGATCTCACTGGCTACCACGGCAAAGCCCTTACCAGCCTCCCTCGCTCGAGCCGCTTCTATGGTGGCGTTTAAAGCTAAGAGATTAGTCTGGTCAGCAATATCTTGGATTATATCAGCTGCGTGTTTGATGTGTTCAATTTCTTTTAGAAGGCTTTCCATCAGTTCACTATTGAGAGAGGCCTGGTCACTGGTGCTCTGGCTCTCTTCAGCAGTGGTGGCTGTATTTTGAGAAATTTCTGAAATAGCGGCACTCAATTCCTGAACGCTGCGGTTAGCCAAATCTAGTTGTTCGCTAATCTGTTCCGTAAAAGAGGCTAGCTTTTTGACTTCCTTAAAGGTTTCTTTAGAATGCTGGGTAACCTGTTCAGCAATGGCTGAGAATTCTTCAGAGCCTGAGGCAATTTGTTCAATGCCTTCTTTGACTTCTTTTAAGATTTGATTGCTATTTTCTATAGTTTGATTAAAGTACTTGGCCAGGATATGAATTTCATTTTGGCTATTAGGTATTTCTTTAGCGCTTTCTGTAAAATCTTTTTGGCTTATCTTTTTCATTACCGAGATAAGTGCCTGGGCTTCTTCTTCAAGTTTTTTGCCAATGTAAAGACATAACCCCAACCCTATAAAAAAAGATATTATAAAAATACCTAATTCTGTCAAGACAACTTCTTTTTCCTTGTTTAATAAGAAAAATTGAATGCCAATGCTTATACTCCATAGGGTAAACACTAAACCCATAATAATTAGTAGTATGTTTTTGGTTTTGAGTGTCATTAATCTAGTCACTTGCCCCTCCCGCTTTTTTTCATTATTTTTGATTCACTTTTGATTGTTTTTTTAACGGTTTTTAGATTTTTATCGTCGGATAGAGATAATAGTTTAATACTTTTTGTATTTTTTGGTTGTCATCATATTTAATGAACCCTAAATATTTATGGTTAGTTTATTTGTATAAATTTTGTCAAATATAATAGGATTAAGTTTTTGTTTTAGCATCATACTTGATGAACTAGTTATTTTAATGTTTTCTTAACTACTTTTACCAA from Thermodesulfatator indicus DSM 15286 harbors:
- a CDS encoding ATP-binding protein, with protein sequence MFGKKIENNLIYQIYKIGKIAEKAKKNEEKIQEILSLIEKIFDTKKIFLIFIEEKNKVITNFEGLNNKRLLDKVKGEWLEKLEREKAINIIGELITSDKSKGLIALIPITRQKNLTGLILLENEARQSKLTQEELIFLFSIAHIIGNIINLEKTKEETIKECQKTSQALIHNIKNTLQNISFSAEKGLIHRKDKDKYLKDIIKTSQEGEKTTKDFLEIHFKRSFASKIKVDINELIKKQVHRIKQENLTIKLNLEENLPKITGKEHIIEQILEHIITNAYQAIKGKGTIKIESKREGEYIKVKIVDSGPGIPENIKEKIFKLNFTTQKAGTGLGLTFSKESIEEMGGKIFLDNKEKETTFVLLFPLKTIKLNKFRLITILVVEDEEIIRNILTEFLREKGFKVFQAADFEEAINIIETSSNIDFLITDMHIPGGKGTKIARVAKDKFPSLNIIFITGSIADLINTKDGIVIQKPFEMENLLEVIMNTLENHPNEPQP
- a CDS encoding methyl-accepting chemotaxis protein, which produces MTRLMTLKTKNILLIIMGLVFTLWSISIGIQFFLLNKEKEVVLTELGIFIISFFIGLGLCLYIGKKLEEEAQALISVMKKISQKDFTESAKEIPNSQNEIHILAKYFNQTIENSNQILKEVKEGIEQIASGSEEFSAIAEQVTQHSKETFKEVKKLASFTEQISEQLDLANRSVQELSAAISEISQNTATTAEESQSTSDQASLNSELMESLLKEIEHIKHAADIIQDIADQTNLLALNATIEAARAREAGKGFAVVASEIKELSRQTAQSTDQIRAWVENLVEKGMKLRETSQTLLNTMEKTVERAGSIASAIEEQTAVTQEIIHNTGSIAGELSNIMNMNNNLKSRTEEAESSIVGIKQAAEDMNKLALHLREMTNDYKIY